From a region of the Thermomicrobium roseum DSM 5159 genome:
- a CDS encoding FAD-binding protein yields MPDFDYQTDVLVVGSGGAGLVGALVVKEHGFEPLVIEKTAFVGGTTAWSGGGLWIPNNPVSRRAGLQDSFESALRYMDEVIGDVGPASSPQRRRAFLEFGPQMVEFLERLGFRWRAAVGYPDYYPEKPGGSTFGRAIEGALFDGRELGPWLPRLHRYPSVPSVPLHTNEAAKFALALRTLQGAATAARVTWRLFSWRLRGRVPLTLGASLVGQLLRLCVQRSIPIWLESPLVELLVDDGAVVGAVVQHQGRRVRVRARGGVLLASGGFAQNREMRERYHPHPITTEWTSAPPSDTGDAIRAAQAIGAALALMDDAWWGPTAIMPNGRPLFVLWERSFPFSIIVDSSGQRFMNESASYVDCGHWQYERHRTIPAIPAWLIIDSKHRRFYPFGFVPPMITPRSMTSERFLVRAKTVRELAHRCGIDPDGLERTIERFNRMALVGRDEDFHRGESAYDRFYGDPRVRPNPNLGPLDKPPFYATAIYPGDLGTKGGLLTDEWARVLREDGQPILGLYAAGNTTASVMGRTYPGPGSTIGPACTFAYIGMLHAVRQLSDALATGR; encoded by the coding sequence ATGCCGGATTTTGACTATCAGACTGATGTCTTGGTCGTCGGCAGTGGCGGGGCGGGCCTGGTCGGTGCGCTGGTGGTGAAAGAGCATGGCTTCGAGCCGCTGGTGATCGAGAAGACCGCCTTCGTCGGTGGGACGACCGCCTGGTCAGGAGGAGGACTCTGGATCCCGAATAACCCAGTGAGTCGCCGAGCTGGCTTGCAGGACTCGTTCGAGAGTGCGCTGCGCTACATGGACGAGGTGATCGGTGACGTTGGACCGGCATCTTCGCCACAAAGACGACGAGCTTTTCTCGAGTTCGGGCCACAGATGGTCGAATTCCTCGAGCGCCTCGGATTCCGCTGGCGCGCGGCCGTTGGCTATCCGGATTACTACCCGGAAAAGCCGGGGGGATCGACCTTCGGCCGTGCGATCGAGGGGGCACTCTTCGACGGGCGGGAACTCGGACCCTGGCTGCCGCGTCTCCATCGGTATCCCAGCGTACCGAGCGTGCCGCTCCACACCAACGAAGCAGCGAAGTTCGCGCTCGCCTTGCGTACTCTGCAGGGGGCTGCGACCGCGGCTCGTGTTACCTGGCGCCTGTTCTCCTGGCGCCTGCGCGGGCGTGTCCCGCTCACGCTCGGTGCCTCGCTGGTCGGCCAGCTCCTCCGGCTGTGTGTGCAGCGGAGCATACCGATCTGGCTGGAAAGCCCGCTGGTCGAGCTCCTGGTCGACGATGGTGCTGTTGTCGGTGCGGTGGTGCAGCATCAGGGGCGGCGGGTACGCGTGCGGGCGCGTGGCGGCGTCCTGCTCGCTTCTGGCGGTTTCGCGCAGAACCGCGAAATGCGCGAACGTTATCACCCGCATCCGATCACGACTGAATGGACGAGCGCTCCGCCGAGCGACACCGGCGATGCGATCCGGGCTGCTCAGGCGATTGGGGCAGCACTCGCGCTCATGGACGATGCCTGGTGGGGTCCGACCGCCATCATGCCGAATGGACGACCGCTCTTCGTTCTCTGGGAGCGCTCCTTTCCTTTCAGCATCATCGTCGACTCCAGCGGGCAACGCTTCATGAACGAATCGGCTTCCTATGTCGACTGTGGCCATTGGCAGTACGAACGACACCGAACGATACCGGCGATTCCCGCTTGGCTGATCATCGACAGCAAGCATCGTCGCTTCTATCCCTTCGGATTCGTACCACCCATGATCACTCCGCGGTCGATGACGAGCGAGCGATTCCTCGTGCGGGCGAAGACCGTGCGTGAGCTGGCTCACCGCTGTGGCATCGATCCCGACGGGTTGGAGCGAACGATCGAGCGGTTCAATCGGATGGCTCTCGTCGGACGCGATGAGGATTTCCACCGTGGCGAAAGTGCCTACGATCGGTTCTACGGTGATCCGCGAGTCCGGCCCAATCCCAACCTCGGCCCGCTCGACAAGCCGCCGTTTTATGCCACGGCCATCTATCCCGGTGATTTGGGAACGAAGGGTGGGTTGCTCACCGACGAGTGGGCACGCGTGCTGCGCGAAGACGGTCAACCGATCCTGGGCTTGTATGCGGCGGGGAACACGACCGCTTCCGTGATGGGCCGGACCTATCCAGGGCCCGGCTCGACGATCGGTCCAGCCTGCACCTTCGCCTATATCGGGATGCTGCATGCGGTGAGACAGCTCAGCGATGCGTTGGCGACGGGGCGATGA
- a CDS encoding thiamine pyrophosphate-dependent dehydrogenase E1 component subunit alpha, which produces MWKPEPSLADLRYTVEKAGLSPEKLLAAYRQMCLIRSFEETIADRYYIGKTPQFNMAAGPIRGEMHLAVGQEAVAVGVGMHLREPDAVVSTHRPHHHALAKGVPADKLAAEIFGKVTGLCRGKGGHMHLFDAEHRFSCSGIVGASFPQAAGAAFAFRHRGEPHVAVAFAGEGAANHGTLAETLNAAVLWRLPLVIVIEDNMYADSTPKWQALAQPHQFQRALGFNVPSYLVDGMDLIDVWRAAKDAVERARAGYGPSLIEAVCYRYRGHFEGDGEEYRTREEVERWRQLDPIPRLAERLKRLGWADDTTLERLRREAEEEVARAVAFAEQSPLPDPQEALVGVFR; this is translated from the coding sequence ATGTGGAAGCCGGAGCCGAGTCTCGCTGACTTGCGGTACACCGTTGAGAAGGCTGGTCTCTCCCCAGAGAAGCTGCTCGCGGCGTACCGCCAGATGTGCCTGATTCGTTCCTTCGAGGAAACGATCGCTGACCGCTATTACATCGGGAAGACTCCGCAATTCAACATGGCGGCCGGGCCGATCCGTGGCGAGATGCATCTCGCGGTCGGCCAGGAGGCGGTGGCAGTCGGAGTCGGCATGCACCTGCGGGAACCCGATGCGGTCGTCAGCACGCACCGGCCGCATCATCATGCACTCGCCAAAGGAGTTCCGGCCGACAAGCTGGCTGCCGAGATCTTCGGCAAGGTGACCGGTTTGTGCCGGGGCAAGGGCGGGCATATGCATCTCTTCGATGCCGAGCACCGCTTCTCCTGCAGCGGTATTGTCGGGGCTTCCTTCCCGCAAGCCGCTGGTGCGGCATTCGCGTTCCGCCACCGTGGCGAACCGCACGTGGCGGTTGCTTTCGCCGGGGAGGGAGCAGCCAATCATGGGACGCTGGCCGAGACGCTCAACGCAGCGGTCCTCTGGCGCTTGCCGCTCGTCATCGTGATCGAGGACAACATGTATGCCGATTCGACACCGAAGTGGCAGGCGCTCGCTCAACCGCATCAGTTCCAGCGCGCTCTCGGCTTCAATGTTCCCTCCTACCTGGTCGATGGCATGGACCTCATCGACGTCTGGCGGGCAGCCAAGGATGCTGTCGAGCGTGCCCGTGCCGGGTATGGCCCCAGTCTCATCGAGGCAGTGTGCTATCGCTACCGCGGCCACTTCGAGGGGGATGGCGAAGAGTATCGGACACGCGAAGAAGTCGAGCGATGGCGCCAGCTCGACCCGATCCCGCGACTGGCGGAGCGGCTCAAGCGACTCGGTTGGGCCGATGACACGACGCTCGAGCGGCTGCGGCGAGAGGCCGAGGAAGAGGTGGCGCGAGCCGTTGCCTTCGCCGAGCAGAGCCCATTGCCGGATCCGCAGGAAGCGCTGGTGGGGGTGTTCCGATGA
- a CDS encoding alpha-ketoacid dehydrogenase subunit beta codes for MTRTMKGIAFAIAEAIDQEMAERPDIVVLGEDVTYWGAVFGFTLGLYQKYGRDRVIDTPITEQTFFGMAAGAASVGMHPVVSLMFVDFLGAGFDQMYNHIAKNHYMSGGQFAMPVTILTAIGGGYGDAAQHSQVLYGLFAHVPGFKVVVPATAYDAKGLTISALRDSNPVVIFGHKLLTGLPFLPFEGQEEEVPEERYTIEFGKAAVRREGSDLTMIAAGLMVHRCLRAAEELARDGISAEVIDLRTLVPLDSETLVTSARKTGRVLIVDEDYQSYGMTGEIAFRVQAGALDALKAPIRRLAVPDVPIPFSEPLESAVIPSVERIVNEAKTLLAAGARA; via the coding sequence ATGACGCGGACGATGAAAGGGATAGCCTTCGCGATCGCCGAAGCGATCGATCAGGAAATGGCTGAGCGGCCGGACATCGTCGTCCTCGGTGAGGACGTCACCTACTGGGGCGCGGTGTTCGGCTTCACGTTGGGTCTGTATCAGAAGTACGGTCGCGATCGCGTGATCGATACACCGATCACCGAGCAAACGTTCTTCGGCATGGCAGCTGGCGCAGCATCGGTCGGGATGCATCCGGTCGTCTCGCTCATGTTCGTCGACTTTCTCGGGGCTGGTTTCGACCAGATGTACAACCATATCGCCAAGAATCACTATATGTCCGGTGGCCAGTTCGCGATGCCTGTCACCATTCTCACCGCGATCGGTGGTGGGTACGGCGATGCTGCTCAGCACTCGCAGGTACTCTATGGACTCTTTGCCCATGTGCCGGGCTTCAAGGTGGTTGTCCCCGCGACCGCCTACGATGCCAAGGGGCTCACGATCAGTGCGCTGCGTGACTCGAACCCGGTCGTCATCTTCGGACACAAGCTGTTGACTGGCCTACCCTTCCTTCCCTTCGAGGGCCAAGAGGAAGAGGTACCGGAGGAGCGCTATACCATCGAGTTCGGCAAGGCTGCGGTACGCCGGGAGGGGAGCGATCTCACGATGATCGCGGCTGGCCTCATGGTGCATCGCTGCCTGCGGGCTGCCGAGGAATTGGCGCGCGACGGTATTTCGGCCGAGGTCATCGACCTGCGGACGCTCGTTCCGCTCGATAGCGAGACGCTCGTGACTTCTGCCCGCAAGACCGGGCGTGTACTCATCGTCGATGAGGATTACCAGAGCTACGGGATGACCGGCGAGATCGCCTTCCGCGTGCAAGCCGGTGCGCTCGATGCGCTCAAAGCGCCGATCCGTCGGCTGGCGGTTCCGGACGTTCCCATTCCCTTCTCGGAACCGCTCGAGAGCGCTGTTATTCCCAGTGTCGAGCGTATCGTCAACGAGGCGAAAACATTGCTCGCGGCTGGTGCGCGAGCCTGA
- a CDS encoding universal stress protein produces the protein MIRSVVVPLDGSELAEAALPYGRALSERFGAKLYLVRVVDIDAPAEIAAEARDYLARVARQLGGETDITVRYGDPAAEIIDFVLELDDPAIAMTTHGRSGIGRWLFGSVADRVVRGAGAPVLLIRSSMPQREPGVVRSILVPVDGSALAEAAIPYASELARRFDATIHLVRVAETPEIYSLLSVPAGAPTSADVLNQLAQQLVEAATSYVQELGERLRGEGLRVETHVLEGIAPEQLLAFERERQPDLVVMATHGRSGFSRVVFGSVAERLLREGTVPLLLIRPPEAAQAS, from the coding sequence ATGATTCGCTCGGTCGTGGTGCCACTGGATGGATCGGAACTGGCAGAAGCTGCGCTTCCGTACGGGCGGGCACTCAGCGAGCGGTTCGGGGCCAAGCTCTACCTCGTCCGAGTGGTCGATATCGATGCGCCGGCCGAGATCGCGGCGGAGGCACGTGACTACCTCGCGCGCGTCGCACGCCAGCTGGGGGGAGAGACCGACATCACGGTCCGCTACGGCGATCCAGCAGCCGAGATCATCGATTTCGTTCTCGAACTCGACGATCCCGCGATCGCGATGACGACACACGGGCGGAGCGGGATCGGGCGTTGGCTCTTTGGGAGCGTGGCTGACCGTGTCGTTCGCGGGGCCGGTGCTCCCGTCCTGCTGATCCGCTCCTCGATGCCACAGCGTGAGCCAGGTGTGGTGCGCTCGATCCTCGTACCGGTCGACGGCTCAGCGCTGGCGGAAGCTGCGATTCCCTATGCGAGCGAACTGGCACGCCGGTTCGACGCGACGATCCATCTCGTACGAGTGGCCGAGACGCCGGAGATCTACAGCTTGCTCAGTGTCCCAGCCGGTGCCCCGACTTCAGCTGATGTCCTGAACCAGTTAGCTCAGCAACTCGTCGAAGCCGCCACGAGTTATGTGCAAGAACTCGGCGAGCGCTTGCGGGGCGAGGGTCTGCGGGTCGAAACCCATGTTCTGGAAGGGATCGCACCCGAACAACTCCTGGCCTTCGAGCGCGAGCGACAGCCGGATCTCGTCGTGATGGCGACGCATGGTCGGAGTGGCTTCAGTCGTGTGGTGTTCGGCAGCGTGGCCGAGCGGCTGCTCCGCGAGGGGACAGTCCCCTTGCTCCTGATCCGTCCCCCCGAGGCAGCGCAAGCAAGCTGA
- a CDS encoding Ldh family oxidoreductase: MPVAVRLPVEELQRFVTEVFLRTGLSEEDAAISAEILVAADVRGFDSHGVARLDYYVRRIEAGAVNLRPRFHAVAETPATIAFDADNGMGFPSAYRAMRRCIEKAQESGLCLATVRRSNHYGIAGYYATMALEVPGMIGVSMTNATPLVVPPHARDAYLSTAPIAFAIPAGKERPLVFDGATSTVAWGKIEIARRNRQPIPLGWALDAEGRPTTDPFAARFLTPLGAFPELRSHKGYALALLVEVLCGQLAGGVWAKYVGGSRSETIGPSNTGHAFMAIRIDAFRPLEEFLADMDDMLGELRRARPTDGAERVLVPGDLEAETEAERRANGIPVHPEVLATLREIATRYGVPLPA, encoded by the coding sequence ATGCCAGTGGCGGTTCGTCTTCCGGTCGAGGAACTGCAACGCTTCGTCACCGAAGTCTTTCTCCGCACGGGCCTCAGCGAGGAGGACGCGGCGATCAGTGCGGAGATCCTCGTGGCCGCTGACGTACGCGGATTCGATTCGCACGGTGTGGCGCGATTGGACTACTACGTCCGCCGGATCGAGGCTGGTGCAGTCAACCTGCGCCCGCGTTTTCACGCAGTGGCAGAGACACCGGCGACGATCGCCTTCGACGCCGACAACGGGATGGGCTTTCCGAGTGCCTACCGTGCGATGCGACGGTGCATCGAGAAAGCGCAGGAGAGCGGCTTGTGTCTGGCGACCGTGCGTCGCAGTAATCACTACGGGATCGCTGGCTACTATGCGACGATGGCGCTCGAGGTTCCTGGGATGATCGGCGTGTCGATGACCAATGCAACGCCGCTCGTCGTGCCACCGCACGCGCGCGATGCCTATCTCAGCACAGCACCGATCGCCTTCGCGATTCCGGCGGGCAAGGAGCGCCCACTCGTCTTCGACGGTGCGACCAGCACCGTTGCCTGGGGGAAGATCGAGATCGCACGGCGCAATCGCCAGCCGATTCCTCTCGGTTGGGCGCTCGACGCCGAGGGACGACCGACGACCGATCCGTTCGCCGCGCGCTTCTTGACGCCGCTCGGTGCATTCCCCGAACTGCGCAGCCACAAGGGGTATGCGCTGGCGCTGCTCGTCGAGGTCTTGTGTGGCCAACTGGCGGGTGGCGTGTGGGCCAAGTACGTGGGCGGCTCGCGCTCCGAGACGATCGGCCCTTCCAATACGGGTCATGCTTTCATGGCGATCCGCATCGACGCATTTCGCCCGCTCGAAGAGTTTTTGGCCGATATGGACGACATGCTCGGAGAACTGCGGCGTGCTCGTCCAACCGACGGTGCCGAGCGGGTCTTGGTGCCGGGTGATCTGGAAGCGGAAACGGAAGCTGAACGGCGAGCCAACGGTATTCCCGTGCATCCCGAGGTACTGGCGACACTCCGCGAGATCGCGACGCGCTACGGTGTGCCGCTGCCCGCCTGA
- a CDS encoding redoxin domain-containing protein, with translation MIAVGDRIVDFTLEDLGGRRIETRRFYLRRGLVLVFLHEWPCADCLAYLRRISSLADEIARARSQLLAIIPLGRTLAVHWPGDEPPPFPLLLTEGEELHRRFGLLDGAGRPVAAVIVTDDTGTVWEIWRTGDQHDLPDQLDLLETVEYVSYQCPECWDRQRWP, from the coding sequence ATGATCGCTGTCGGTGACCGGATCGTCGATTTCACCCTCGAGGATCTGGGTGGGAGGCGCATCGAGACGCGTCGCTTCTACTTGCGCCGCGGTCTCGTGCTCGTTTTCCTGCACGAGTGGCCATGTGCTGATTGCCTCGCCTACCTCCGCCGGATCAGTTCTCTCGCCGATGAGATCGCCCGAGCCCGGAGTCAGCTCCTGGCGATCATCCCGCTCGGCCGGACACTGGCAGTCCACTGGCCCGGTGATGAACCGCCACCCTTTCCGCTCCTCCTGACCGAGGGAGAGGAGCTGCATCGCCGTTTCGGTCTCCTCGACGGAGCGGGACGACCCGTCGCAGCCGTCATCGTGACCGACGACACGGGAACCGTTTGGGAGATCTGGCGAACGGGAGACCAGCACGACCTCCCAGACCAACTCGACTTGCTTGAGACGGTGGAGTACGTCTCCTACCAGTGCCCGGAATGCTGGGACCGCCAGCGCTGGCCGTGA